From Pseudomonas sp. B21-028, one genomic window encodes:
- a CDS encoding YigZ family protein, with protein MPFTLVGFCEYREEIRKSRFITFAAPITSPADAQAFIEQYSDLNATHNCWAWKLGDQYRSNDDGEPGGTAGRPILAAIEAQACDQVVVLVIRWYGGIQLGTGGLARAYGGGANKCLQNAEKLELISRVPLHCTCGFAELALVKLRVAECGGLIHTEGFTANGVELQLAVGEGQIDTLQKQLADLSRGRILLERSA; from the coding sequence ATGCCCTTTACTCTCGTAGGCTTTTGCGAATACCGCGAAGAAATTCGCAAAAGCCGCTTCATCACCTTCGCGGCCCCCATCACCAGCCCCGCCGATGCCCAGGCCTTTATCGAGCAATACAGCGACCTGAACGCCACACACAACTGCTGGGCCTGGAAGCTGGGCGATCAATACCGCAGCAACGACGATGGCGAACCGGGGGGTACTGCCGGGCGCCCGATCCTGGCGGCTATCGAAGCCCAGGCTTGTGACCAGGTGGTGGTGCTGGTGATCCGCTGGTATGGCGGGATTCAGTTGGGTACCGGTGGGCTGGCCCGGGCTTATGGCGGTGGCGCGAACAAGTGTCTGCAAAACGCCGAAAAGCTTGAACTGATCAGCCGTGTGCCGCTGCACTGCACCTGCGGGTTCGCGGAACTGGCCTTGGTAAAACTGCGGGTGGCCGAATGCGGTGGCCTGATCCATACGGAAGGGTTTACCGCCAACGGCGTTGAATTGCAGCTGGCGGTGGGTGAAGGCCAGATCGACACGCTGCAAAAGCAACTGGCCGACTTGAGTCGCGGACGGATTCTGCTGGAGCGTTCAGCCTGA
- a CDS encoding SDR family oxidoreductase: MNSAKNALIIGASRGLGLGLVKTLLSDGWNVIATVRNLQNAEALKALGPVRIEKLDMDDQQAVIALSQQLKGETFDLLFVNAGVKGPDNQGPDGATLAEVGQLFFTNAVAPINLAQRFVGQIRDGSGVLAFMSSVLGSVTMPDAPELALYKASKAALNSMTNSFVTQLGEQTLTVLSLHPGWVKTDMGGEGADIDVETSTRGLIDQVNAFAGRGGHHFVNYKGETIPW, encoded by the coding sequence ATGAATTCGGCAAAAAACGCATTGATCATCGGCGCCTCCCGGGGCTTGGGCCTTGGCCTGGTGAAGACCTTGCTGAGCGATGGCTGGAACGTGATCGCCACCGTGCGCAACCTGCAGAATGCAGAGGCATTGAAGGCGCTGGGCCCGGTACGGATCGAGAAACTCGACATGGACGACCAGCAAGCCGTCATTGCCTTGAGCCAACAGCTCAAGGGCGAGACCTTCGACCTGCTGTTCGTCAACGCCGGCGTCAAAGGTCCCGATAACCAGGGCCCCGACGGTGCGACCCTGGCCGAGGTCGGCCAGTTGTTCTTCACCAACGCGGTGGCGCCGATCAACCTGGCCCAGCGTTTCGTCGGGCAGATCCGCGACGGCAGCGGCGTGCTGGCGTTCATGAGTTCGGTGCTGGGCAGCGTGACCATGCCCGACGCCCCGGAACTGGCGCTGTACAAGGCAAGCAAGGCGGCCCTCAACTCCATGACCAACAGTTTCGTCACCCAACTGGGCGAACAGACATTGACCGTCCTGTCGCTGCACCCAGGTTGGGTGAAGACGGACATGGGCGGTGAAGGAGCGGACATTGACGTCGAAACCAGTACCCGCGGCTTGATCGACCAGGTCAATGCCTTTGCCGGCCGGGGTGGGCATCACTTCGTCAACTACAAGGGTGAGACGATTCCCTGGTAA
- a CDS encoding aspartate aminotransferase family protein: protein MNMPEHATSSLASQLKLDAHWMPYTANRNFQRDPRLIVGAEGSWLIDEHGRKVYDSLSGLWTCGAGHTRKEIQDAVAKQLGTLDYSPGFQYGHPLSFQLAEKITSLTPGNLNHVFFTDSGSECADTAVKMVRAYWRLKGQATKTKMIGRARGYHGVNIAGTSLGGVSGNRKLFGQAMADVDHLPHTLLASNAYSRGMPKEGGIALADELLKLIELHDASNIAAVFVEPMAGSAGVLVPPEGYLKRLRQICDQHNILLVFDEVITGFGRTGSMFGAESFGVTPDLMCIAKQVTNGAIPMGAVIASSEIYQTFMNQPTPEYAVEFPHGYTYSAHPVACAAGLAALDLLQKENLVQSVAEVSPHFENALHGIKGAKNVIDIRNFGLAGAIQIAPRDGDAIVRPFEAGMALWKAGFYVRFGGDTLQFGPTFNSKPQDLDRLFDAVGEVLNKLD, encoded by the coding sequence ATGAACATGCCCGAACACGCGACCAGTTCTTTGGCCAGTCAGCTCAAGCTTGATGCTCACTGGATGCCTTACACCGCCAACCGCAACTTCCAGCGCGACCCGCGCCTGATCGTCGGTGCCGAAGGCAGTTGGCTGATCGATGAGCACGGGCGCAAGGTGTATGACTCGCTGTCGGGTCTGTGGACCTGCGGCGCCGGGCACACCCGCAAGGAAATCCAGGACGCGGTCGCTAAACAATTGGGTACCCTCGACTACTCACCGGGGTTCCAATATGGTCATCCGCTGTCGTTCCAACTGGCGGAAAAAATCACCAGCCTGACGCCGGGCAATCTCAATCATGTGTTCTTCACCGACTCCGGTTCCGAGTGCGCCGATACGGCGGTGAAGATGGTTCGCGCCTACTGGCGTCTCAAAGGCCAGGCCACCAAGACCAAAATGATCGGCCGTGCCCGCGGCTACCACGGCGTGAATATCGCGGGTACCAGCCTGGGCGGCGTCAGCGGCAACCGCAAACTGTTCGGCCAGGCGATGGCGGATGTCGATCACCTGCCCCACACCTTGTTGGCGAGCAATGCCTATTCCCGTGGCATGCCGAAAGAGGGTGGCATTGCCCTTGCCGATGAGCTGCTGAAACTGATCGAGTTGCACGACGCCTCCAACATCGCGGCCGTCTTCGTCGAGCCGATGGCCGGGTCCGCCGGTGTGCTGGTTCCACCCGAGGGCTATCTCAAGCGCCTGCGGCAGATTTGCGACCAGCACAATATCCTGCTGGTGTTCGACGAAGTGATCACCGGGTTCGGCCGCACGGGTTCGATGTTCGGTGCAGAGAGTTTCGGTGTGACGCCTGACCTGATGTGCATCGCCAAGCAAGTCACCAACGGTGCGATCCCCATGGGGGCGGTCATTGCCAGCAGCGAGATCTACCAGACCTTCATGAACCAGCCGACGCCTGAGTACGCGGTGGAGTTTCCTCACGGCTATACCTATTCGGCACACCCGGTGGCATGCGCGGCGGGCCTGGCGGCGCTGGATCTGCTGCAGAAGGAAAACCTGGTGCAGAGCGTGGCCGAAGTCTCGCCACATTTCGAGAACGCCCTGCATGGGATCAAAGGCGCGAAGAACGTGATCGACATCCGCAACTTTGGCCTGGCCGGCGCGATCCAGATCGCTCCGCGGGACGGCGATGCGATCGTCCGTCCGTTCGAGGCCGGCATGGCGTTGTGGAAGGCCGGATTCTATGTCCGCTTCGGTGGCGACACCCTGCAGTTCGGGCCAACGTTCAACAGCAAGCCACAGGACCTGGATCGTCTGTTCGACGCGGTCGGTGAAGTGCTGAACAAGCTCGACTGA
- a CDS encoding MerR family transcriptional regulator, which translates to MRIGELAQACAVSRDTLRFYEQRGLIAAGRSANGYRDYPADMVQLVLYIKTAQRLGFTLGEIGSSVATVRQAPDPDLAVAHLLQNKLNLIETRMTELDALRHELKQRLGQRCPLNP; encoded by the coding sequence ATGCGAATCGGTGAACTGGCCCAGGCCTGTGCCGTCAGTCGTGACACGCTGCGCTTCTATGAGCAGCGCGGGCTGATTGCGGCGGGACGCAGCGCCAACGGGTATCGCGACTACCCCGCCGACATGGTGCAACTGGTGCTCTATATCAAGACAGCCCAACGCCTGGGCTTTACCCTTGGCGAGATTGGCAGCAGCGTCGCCACTGTGCGGCAGGCACCCGACCCGGACCTCGCCGTGGCTCATCTGCTGCAGAACAAACTGAACCTGATCGAAACCCGCATGACCGAACTCGACGCGTTGCGTCATGAGCTGAAACAACGGCTCGGACAACGTTGTCCATTAAATCCGTGA
- a CDS encoding calcium:proton antiporter produces MFTLIKQEKLLVLALIAAVVAYPLEHWLLGSGQAVALVGGLILIGFIVAASMRVAHHAELLAEKVGDPYGTMILTLSAVLVEVVILAIMMSNEASPTLVRDTIYSAVMLDINGILGLAALMGGLKHGEQVYNDDSARSYSVMILTAMGVSMVVPEFIPQENWKLYSAFTIGAMLVLYTLFLRMQVGPHSYFFSYSYPEKRRRKEPVETEPKPISLAFSIGALVFGVVVIGALAEVMSKAIDLGLEGSGAPPVVTAILVAAISAAPEILTALRAALANRMQSVVNIALGASLSTVILTVPVMEAMALYTGQPFQMAMTPVQTVMIFITLIVSAINLNDGETNAIEGMTHFVLFATFIMLSLLGL; encoded by the coding sequence ATGTTCACCTTGATCAAGCAAGAAAAGCTGCTGGTGCTGGCTCTGATCGCCGCCGTTGTCGCCTACCCGCTGGAGCACTGGCTGTTGGGCAGTGGGCAGGCGGTGGCGCTGGTTGGCGGTCTGATACTGATCGGCTTTATCGTCGCGGCCTCGATGCGTGTGGCCCACCACGCCGAGTTGCTGGCGGAAAAGGTTGGCGATCCTTACGGCACCATGATCCTGACCCTGTCGGCCGTGTTGGTCGAGGTGGTGATCCTGGCGATCATGATGAGCAACGAAGCGTCGCCGACCCTGGTGCGCGATACGATCTATTCGGCGGTGATGCTCGACATCAACGGCATTCTCGGACTCGCGGCGCTGATGGGCGGTCTCAAGCACGGCGAACAGGTCTACAACGATGACTCTGCGCGCAGCTACAGCGTGATGATTCTCACCGCCATGGGTGTGTCGATGGTGGTGCCGGAGTTCATTCCCCAGGAGAACTGGAAGCTCTATTCGGCGTTCACCATCGGCGCCATGCTCGTCCTGTATACGCTGTTCCTGCGCATGCAGGTGGGGCCACACAGCTACTTTTTCAGCTACAGCTACCCGGAAAAACGTCGCCGCAAGGAGCCGGTGGAAACCGAGCCGAAGCCCATCAGCCTGGCGTTTTCCATCGGCGCGCTGGTGTTTGGGGTGGTGGTGATCGGTGCGTTGGCCGAGGTCATGTCCAAGGCCATCGACCTGGGACTGGAAGGATCGGGAGCGCCGCCGGTGGTCACGGCCATTCTGGTGGCGGCCATTTCCGCGGCTCCAGAGATTCTCACCGCCCTGCGCGCCGCCCTCGCCAACCGCATGCAGTCGGTGGTGAACATCGCGCTGGGGGCGTCGCTGTCGACGGTGATCCTGACGGTGCCGGTGATGGAAGCCATGGCGCTTTACACCGGCCAGCCTTTCCAGATGGCAATGACGCCGGTGCAGACGGTGATGATCTTCATCACCCTGATCGTCAGCGCGATCAATCTCAACGACGGCGAGACCAATGCCATTGAAGGCATGACCCACTTCGTGCTGTTTGCGACGTTTATCATGCTGTCGCTGCTCGGCCTTTAG
- a CDS encoding CoA-acylating methylmalonate-semialdehyde dehydrogenase produces the protein MSLIPHLINGELLSDSTRTADVFNPSTGQAIHKVSLADRATVQRAIDAATAAFPAWRKTPAAKRAQVMFRFKQLLEQNESRIAQMISEEHGKTLEDAAGELKRGIENVEFACAAPEVLKGEYSRNVGPNIDAWSDFQPLGVVAGITPFNFPAMVPLWMYPLAIVCGNCFILKPSERDPSSTLLIAQLLLEAGLPEGVLSVVHGDKVAVDALIEAPEVKALSFVGSTPIAEYIYAEGTRRGKRVQALGGAKNHAVLMPDADLDNAVNALMGAAYGSCGERCMAISVAVCVGDQVADALVAKLVPQIQALKIGAGTSCGLDMGPLVTGQHRDKVSGYIEDGVSAGASLVVDGRGLSVTGHEDGFFLGGCLFDRVTPEMRIYKEEIFGPVLCIVRVNSLEEAMQLINDHEYGNGTCIFTRDGEAARLFCDEIEVGMVGVNVPLPVPVAYHSFGGWKRSLFGDLHAYGPDGGRFYTRRKAITQRWPQRASHEASQFAFPSL, from the coding sequence ATGAGCCTCATCCCGCATCTGATCAATGGCGAACTGTTGAGCGACAGCACGCGTACAGCGGACGTCTTCAATCCTTCCACCGGCCAGGCGATTCATAAGGTATCACTGGCCGATCGCGCGACTGTCCAGCGGGCCATCGATGCCGCCACCGCGGCGTTCCCTGCCTGGCGCAAGACGCCGGCGGCCAAGCGTGCCCAGGTGATGTTTCGTTTCAAGCAATTGCTGGAACAGAACGAGTCGCGTATCGCGCAGATGATCAGCGAGGAGCACGGCAAGACCCTGGAAGATGCCGCCGGTGAACTCAAGCGGGGTATCGAAAACGTCGAATTCGCCTGTGCGGCTCCGGAAGTTCTGAAAGGTGAATACAGCCGCAACGTAGGACCGAACATCGATGCCTGGTCGGATTTTCAGCCGTTGGGCGTAGTGGCGGGTATCACCCCGTTCAACTTCCCGGCGATGGTTCCACTGTGGATGTATCCGCTGGCGATCGTTTGCGGCAACTGCTTCATTCTCAAGCCATCCGAGCGTGACCCGAGCTCGACGTTGCTGATTGCACAATTGCTGCTGGAAGCCGGATTGCCCGAGGGCGTGTTGAGTGTCGTACACGGTGACAAGGTTGCCGTGGATGCACTGATCGAGGCGCCGGAGGTGAAGGCGCTGAGTTTTGTCGGTTCGACGCCGATTGCCGAGTACATCTATGCCGAGGGCACCCGTCGCGGCAAACGCGTTCAGGCACTGGGCGGGGCGAAGAACCATGCGGTGCTGATGCCGGATGCTGACCTGGACAATGCAGTCAATGCGTTGATGGGGGCGGCCTATGGTTCGTGTGGCGAACGTTGCATGGCGATTTCGGTGGCTGTCTGTGTGGGCGACCAGGTAGCGGATGCGCTGGTGGCCAAGCTGGTGCCGCAGATCCAGGCGTTGAAAATCGGTGCCGGCACTTCTTGCGGGCTGGACATGGGGCCGTTGGTGACCGGTCAGCATCGCGACAAGGTCAGCGGCTATATAGAAGACGGCGTTTCGGCCGGTGCTTCGCTGGTAGTCGACGGCCGTGGCCTGAGCGTGACGGGACACGAAGACGGCTTCTTCCTGGGTGGCTGCCTGTTCGATCGCGTGACGCCAGAGATGCGCATCTATAAGGAAGAGATCTTTGGTCCGGTGCTGTGCATTGTCCGGGTCAACAGCCTGGAGGAAGCCATGCAGCTGATCAACGATCACGAGTATGGCAACGGCACCTGCATCTTCACCCGCGATGGCGAAGCGGCGCGGTTGTTCTGCGATGAAATTGAGGTAGGCATGGTGGGCGTCAACGTACCGCTGCCTGTGCCTGTGGCTTATCACAGCTTTGGCGGTTGGAAGCGTTCGTTGTTTGGCGATCTGCACGCCTACGGTCCGGATGGGGGGCGCTTCTATACGCGTCGCAAGGCCATTACCCAGCGCTGGCCGCAACGCGCCAGCCATGAAGCTTCGCAGTTTGCGTTTCCCAGTTTGTAA
- a CDS encoding TetR/AcrR family transcriptional regulator, which produces MTFEVPAHGGKPTGRIRQKNEETILKAAEDEFARHGFKGTSMNTIALNAGLPKANLHYYFSNKLGLYVAVLSNIIELWDSTFNTLTAEDDPAEALTRYIRAKMEFSRRQPQASRIFAMEVISGGECLTEYFNQDYRAWFKGRAAVFQAWIDAGKMDPIDPVHLIFLLWGSTQHYADFATQICRVTGRSKLSKQDMTDAGDNLIRIILKGCGLTPTL; this is translated from the coding sequence ATGACCTTTGAAGTCCCAGCCCACGGTGGCAAGCCCACCGGCCGCATTCGTCAGAAGAACGAAGAGACCATCCTCAAGGCTGCTGAAGATGAATTCGCCCGTCACGGATTCAAAGGCACCAGCATGAATACCATCGCGCTGAATGCCGGATTGCCCAAGGCGAACCTGCATTATTACTTCAGCAACAAACTCGGGCTGTACGTGGCAGTGCTGAGCAACATCATCGAGTTGTGGGACAGCACCTTCAATACCCTCACCGCCGAGGATGACCCGGCCGAGGCGTTGACGCGCTACATTCGCGCCAAGATGGAATTTTCCCGTCGCCAACCCCAGGCGTCGCGGATCTTCGCCATGGAAGTGATCAGCGGCGGCGAGTGCCTGACCGAATACTTCAACCAGGACTACCGCGCCTGGTTCAAGGGCCGCGCGGCGGTGTTCCAGGCGTGGATCGATGCCGGCAAGATGGACCCGATCGACCCGGTGCATCTGATTTTCCTGCTATGGGGCAGCACCCAACACTACGCCGACTTCGCCACCCAGATCTGCCGCGTGACCGGCCGCAGCAAGTTGAGCAAGCAAGACATGACCGACGCTGGTGACAACCTGATCCGCATCATTCTCAAAGGCTGCGGCCTGACACCCACCCTTTAA
- a CDS encoding adenosine deaminase, producing the protein MYDWLNALPKAELHLHLEGSLEPELLFALAERNKIALPWSDVDTLRKAYAFNNLQEFLDLYYQGADVLRTSQDFYDLTWAYLLRCKAQNVIHTEPFFDPQTHTDRGIPFEVVLNGIAAALKDGEQQLGITSGLILSFLRHLSEEQAEKTLDQALPFRDAFVAVGLDSSEMGHPPSKFQRVFDRARNEGFLTVAHAGEEGPPEYIWEALDLLKIQRIDHGVRAIEDERLMQRIIDEQIPLTVCPLSNTKLCVFDDMSQHNILDMLERGVKVTVNSDDPAYFGGYVTENFHALHTHLGMTQDQAKRLAQNSLDARLVKP; encoded by the coding sequence ATGTACGACTGGCTGAACGCTCTGCCCAAGGCTGAACTGCACCTGCACCTGGAGGGTTCGCTGGAGCCCGAACTGCTGTTTGCCCTGGCCGAGCGCAACAAGATCGCCCTGCCGTGGAGCGACGTCGACACTTTGCGCAAGGCCTACGCCTTCAACAATCTGCAGGAATTCCTCGACCTGTATTACCAGGGCGCCGACGTGTTGCGCACCTCCCAGGACTTCTACGACCTGACCTGGGCCTACCTGTTGCGTTGCAAGGCGCAGAACGTGATTCACACCGAACCGTTCTTCGACCCGCAGACCCACACCGACCGTGGCATTCCCTTCGAAGTGGTCCTCAACGGCATCGCCGCCGCCCTCAAGGACGGTGAACAGCAACTGGGTATCACCAGCGGTCTGATCCTGAGTTTCCTGCGTCACCTGAGCGAAGAACAGGCCGAGAAAACCCTCGACCAGGCGCTGCCGTTCCGCGATGCCTTTGTCGCCGTCGGCCTGGACAGTTCGGAAATGGGCCATCCGCCCAGCAAGTTCCAACGGGTATTCGACCGGGCCCGCAACGAAGGCTTCCTGACCGTCGCCCACGCGGGCGAAGAAGGTCCACCCGAATACATCTGGGAAGCCCTGGACCTGCTTAAGATCCAGCGCATCGACCATGGTGTCCGGGCCATCGAAGACGAGCGGCTGATGCAGCGGATCATCGACGAGCAGATTCCGCTGACGGTATGCCCGTTGTCCAACACCAAGCTCTGCGTGTTCGACGACATGTCGCAGCACAACATCCTCGACATGCTCGAACGCGGCGTGAAGGTGACAGTGAACTCCGATGACCCGGCGTACTTCGGCGGCTACGTCACCGAAAACTTCCACGCCCTGCACACCCACTTGGGCATGACCCAGGACCAGGCCAAGCGCCTGGCCCAGAACAGCCTGGATGCGCGGTTGGTGAAGCCTTAG
- a CDS encoding 8-oxoguanine deaminase translates to MPATRTWLKNPLAIFTANGLDARGGLVLQDGVIVELLSVGQHPTQPCDQVFDAREHVILPGLINTHHHFYQTLTRAWAPVVNQPLFPWLKTLYPVWARLTPEKLALATKVALAELLLSGCTTAADHHYLFPEGLENAIDVQVQSVRELGMRAMLTRGSMSLGEADGGLPPQQTVQQGQVILDDSQRLIDRYHERGDGAQIQIALAPCSPFSVTPEIMQASATLADQLDVRLHTHLAETLDEEDFCLQRFGLRTVDYLDSVGWLGPRTWLAHGIHFNPEEIARLGAAGTGICHCPSSNMRLASGICPTLELTAAGAPLGLGVDGSASNDASNMILETRQALYIQRLRYGAQAITPERVLGWATQGSAKLLGRSDIGELAVGKQADLALFKLDELRFSGSHDPVSALLLCGADRADRVMVGGQWRVIDGQVEGLDLKGLIADHSQAARELIAGV, encoded by the coding sequence ATGCCTGCGACCCGTACCTGGTTAAAAAACCCTCTCGCCATTTTCACTGCCAACGGCCTCGATGCCCGTGGCGGTCTGGTCCTGCAGGACGGCGTAATCGTCGAACTGCTGAGTGTCGGCCAACACCCCACCCAACCCTGTGACCAGGTCTTCGATGCCCGTGAGCATGTGATTCTTCCGGGATTGATCAACACCCATCATCACTTCTACCAGACCCTGACCCGTGCCTGGGCACCGGTGGTGAACCAGCCGCTGTTCCCCTGGCTGAAAACCCTCTACCCGGTGTGGGCGCGGCTGACGCCGGAAAAACTCGCCCTGGCGACCAAGGTGGCCTTGGCCGAACTGCTCTTGTCTGGCTGCACCACGGCGGCCGATCACCATTATCTGTTTCCCGAAGGTCTGGAAAACGCTATCGATGTCCAGGTGCAAAGTGTGCGTGAACTGGGCATGCGAGCGATGTTGACCCGCGGTTCCATGAGCCTGGGCGAAGCCGACGGTGGCCTGCCGCCGCAGCAGACCGTGCAGCAAGGCCAGGTGATTCTCGACGACAGCCAGCGGCTGATCGACCGCTACCACGAACGGGGCGACGGTGCGCAGATCCAGATTGCCCTGGCGCCCTGCTCACCGTTCTCGGTCACCCCCGAAATCATGCAAGCCAGCGCCACCCTGGCGGATCAACTGGATGTCCGCTTGCACACACACTTGGCCGAAACCCTCGACGAAGAAGACTTCTGCCTGCAACGCTTCGGCCTGCGTACCGTGGATTATCTGGACAGCGTCGGCTGGCTCGGTCCGCGTACCTGGCTGGCTCACGGCATTCACTTCAATCCCGAGGAGATCGCCCGGCTCGGCGCCGCCGGCACCGGTATCTGCCACTGCCCAAGCTCCAACATGCGCCTGGCCTCGGGCATTTGCCCCACCCTCGAACTGACCGCCGCCGGCGCCCCGCTCGGCCTCGGCGTGGACGGCTCGGCCTCCAACGATGCCTCGAACATGATCCTCGAAACCCGCCAGGCGTTGTACATCCAACGCCTGCGCTATGGCGCGCAAGCGATCACACCGGAGCGGGTACTCGGTTGGGCAACCCAGGGCTCGGCAAAATTGCTCGGGCGCAGCGACATCGGCGAGTTGGCAGTGGGCAAGCAGGCTGATCTGGCGTTGTTCAAGCTCGACGAACTGCGCTTCTCCGGCAGCCACGATCCGGTTTCAGCGCTGTTGCTGTGCGGCGCGGATCGAGCGGATCGGGTGATGGTCGGCGGGCAATGGCGAGTGATCGACGGTCAGGTCGAAGGTTTGGACTTGAAAGGCTTGATCGCCGATCACAGCCAGGCGGCGCGGGAATTGATCGCGGGCGTCTGA
- a CDS encoding LysR family transcriptional regulator: MSVRRPDPLAQVSDFDIRLLRIFRSVVECGGFSAAETVLGIGRSAISQQMSDLEQRLGLRLCQRGRAGFSLTEEGREVYQSALQLLSALESFRTEVNGLHQHLRGELNIGLTDNLVTLPHMRITHALAQLKERGPDVQIQIRMIAPNEVEQGVLDGRLHVGVVPQASALSGLEYQPLYSERSLLYCAVGHPLFYVDDLQLDEVRLNSQDAIAPTFRLPVDIQAHYQALNCTASASDREGMAFLILTGRYIGYLPDHYANVWVQQGRLRALKPTTRFYDLSLASVTRKGRRPHLVLESFLESLAATR, encoded by the coding sequence ATGAGCGTTCGCCGCCCCGATCCGCTGGCGCAGGTCAGTGACTTTGATATTCGTCTGCTGCGTATCTTCCGTAGCGTAGTGGAATGCGGGGGATTTTCCGCGGCGGAAACGGTGCTGGGTATCGGCCGCTCGGCCATCAGCCAGCAGATGAGCGATCTTGAACAGCGCCTGGGCCTGCGCCTGTGTCAACGCGGGCGCGCGGGATTCTCACTGACGGAAGAAGGTCGCGAGGTCTATCAGTCGGCCCTGCAACTACTTAGTGCGCTGGAAAGCTTTCGCACCGAGGTCAATGGCCTGCATCAACACTTGCGTGGCGAACTGAACATCGGCCTGACCGACAACCTCGTCACCCTCCCCCATATGCGCATCACCCACGCGCTGGCGCAATTGAAGGAACGCGGGCCCGACGTACAAATCCAGATTCGCATGATCGCCCCCAACGAAGTCGAGCAAGGTGTTCTCGACGGGCGCCTGCACGTCGGCGTAGTCCCTCAGGCCAGCGCCCTTTCCGGGCTGGAGTACCAGCCGCTCTATAGCGAACGTTCATTGTTGTATTGCGCGGTCGGGCACCCACTGTTTTATGTGGACGACTTGCAACTCGATGAAGTCCGCCTCAACAGCCAGGACGCCATCGCCCCTACCTTTCGCCTGCCAGTCGACATCCAGGCCCATTACCAAGCGCTCAATTGCACCGCCAGTGCATCGGACCGCGAAGGCATGGCGTTCCTGATTCTCACCGGTCGCTACATCGGCTACCTGCCGGATCACTACGCCAACGTCTGGGTCCAGCAAGGCCGGTTACGTGCCCTGAAACCCACGACGCGGTTCTATGACCTGAGCCTGGCCTCGGTGACGCGCAAGGGGCGCCGTCCTCATCTGGTGCTGGAGAGTTTCCTCGAGAGCCTGGCGGCAACCCGCTAA